The genomic DNA tacctTTGGGTTATGTcatgtgaaagaagaagacggtTTACTGCTCAAACCATACCAACTATTCGTCGGTTTTGGTTAAGAGATTGATCGAATCTCAAATATAGTATTTGGAAGAATCTATAATTTAGGATTATGCCACCTAATTAACGCCTAACTGTCCCACATTTAGTTATAGTTTGGTCTTTAATACTGCCTTTGACgtttgtttaattgtttctCTCACCAATTTCGGCGCAATGCATTTTTTATACTCTAATAGTATTCCATTATCATCATGTCTCTAACAATAATTATATCTGACTCAAATCGGAAACAAACAATAGACTACACATATGAATATTTTCTCCATGTGGCTACAAGATTTTAGTGTATGTTACTTATATTAACTAGAATTGATCTATCACTAGCTcacaaaaaaatagtattagACTATTAGTCTTACGTCTATTCATCAAAGGAATCAAATGTTAAGTCTTCATTATCAATCACAATCAGCTATGAAACTCAAATATTGATGATATATGTTGCGGGGGACCAGACTACTTGTCGATTCTGGATGGTTAGTATAGTATAGTAGTTCCCGACAAGTTTGGTTGGTCATATCTTTTGCTAACGTCTCTAATTCTGTTTGCCATTCAGtccatataattataattaatagcaACTGATGCACTTAGGATTTTGGACAAAACCTTATCAAAGACTGATACACTTGGGATTTTAGACAAAACCAACCCAATATGTCAAAATAGACTAGAAGGATCGAAATATTGGCTCACTTTAAACACCGGTATGGTATTCATTTGTTACAGAAAGGGTATAGTTGAGTGGTTTTAACAATTTGgggtttggtttaatgttttttcatgaagagagagaagcaTAATTAGCATGTGAGAGAGGGATAAATAACCATatttagagcatctccaatggtcttttattttttactctataatagagatcttcTATAATAggggtgagttttactccaactcacctctattttcacctctaaaatagaaattgctattttttcctttatttatagAGGAATTCTGTTTTTTCCTACAAAAGGTTCCTTTATAAATAGATGATCTATATTTTAGAAATGAgaatagagatgggttggagtaaaactcacctctattatagaggaaaaaaatagaaaaaactatTAGAAATGGTCTTACAGCAAAGATTCCTTCAAAGGTTTGGCCCACGTGGGTATGGAGGGGCACAATGTCCGGTGGGTTAGGGAACAGTGCAGAAACCCCCAAAGGACCCACTCGTTGCCTCTTTCATGGACCGGTCTAGTTCGGTACGGTTTGGTATGTGTCCTGAGCCACTCCTTTATCTCTCACTGCTATATATAACTCCTCTTAcattcatcaccttcttcaTTATCATTACCTTCTCATCatttatatctctctctttcacattcaCTTCCAAAAATAAATCTACACTTGCTTGATTTTTGTGATCGGTGTAGTGAAAAATGAAGACGACCGGTTCGGGCATGGGAGCAACGAAGAGGAAGATGTGGAGCCGTGGAGTGGGAGGAGTTGTTAGAGAGCAAAAGGCTAAGCTTTACATCATAAGGAGGTGTGTCGTCATGCTTCTTTGTTGGCATGACtgaaaaatcaaatcatcatcatcatcatcatcatcatcatcggctTAATCAAGACTAACCaaatattttcccttttttttttgcgggtcttaatttagttatataacCCTTGGGAAGAAAACTTTATATGTATTGGCTTCTAAACGGAGCcgtatatgtattttttgttgtattagttttttCTTCCTAAAGAAGGTTTTCTTCAAATCGTGTATATTCGTAGCCGATTAATTCGatatcttttgttgttgtttaattattttgccGATTCCTgattatgtttctttattttctgagtCTTGATAATTCCGACATAAAGATCTTGTACACCAAACAAGTTACAAAggtaaaatcatatttttatactgttaaaattaagaagaaattgAACATACAACATGCATAATCCATTCTTCATCATTTAAATACATATTGAAGCAAAAAAACCAATGTTCAAGAACGCATGGTTGATCTATGTATCGCATAATTAAAACCTAAACGGCTTAAGTGTTTATAgaatgataaatatttattatattactaaTTTACAACATCTACTACGCTCTgcatgataataaaaaaatattaacatttttttttcaaaatccaaaagccaaaaacaaattaaagatgCCAGAACAAAACTTAACTCACGTAAGAAAgacatacaaaattaaattgGAGAATAAATAACACTTGAAAATACCTTATCCAAATGAAATCAAATAAGAGTATGATTATATTATTGATCAAATTTGACTTTAACATAAAGTTAATCATCTATTCAATTTAGATCGAATACCATATGATATGTGTATGGTGGGGAAAAAAGTATActataaaaaacagaaatatatacaaTGCATTTAATATAAGGATTTGAGACACAGAAAAATTCCTTCTTGTCACAGATAAAGTTTTCTGGTTGCATAGGATGACACGTCTGAAAGATTCTGGTGTCTGTTGTTGTTCGTGTCTGTTATATAAATCTACCAAACCTTAACGAGATAGAATAAAATCATCACTTTCAATTACGTAAATgtgataatttgatattataccaTCGAAAAAAGGTTGTCTGATTATAAAAAGGTTGGATAGACGAACAAATCATAGAAGGGGTCTTTAACATTTGTGAAATGAAAACACTATTGTCGGCCACATTGAAGATACGTCCTCTCATCTTAAGTATTTCACTTCCATCATAATCACTTAATGGCAATGAGTGTCACAATAATAACAAcatcaatatattttcattttcatctacTTCAAAATGAAGCAAACCCATATCATACCAGATCTTTGCAGTCCAATTTGAAGGAGACCTTAGTTTTATGACATATACGATGGATTACAGTATTTATATACATCCACTGGAAAACGAATCGGATTTTCCTATGCAAGTTGTAACATATATAAAGTGCTTGCTTCATCactaaaaaaataaccaaacaagcaataaatttgttttttttttttccattatggTCGTCTGCAAATCTACACATCGTATACAGGCATACGCTCCTCGATCAGGACACGACAGATCGGACATTTCTTGCATTTCTCGCAGCATGTACTgaaaaaccaacaaatatcaGTAACATATCAACTCTAGCCAAAGAAAACTATGAGGTGAAaatgagatagagagaaaaagagaaggaacTTTGGTTTACCTGCAGAGGACGTGATGTCTACATGGGAGTAGAACCACGTTGATCGGATCTTCAAAGCAAACTCTACAAAGAATCTTCTCCTGAAATTTCATGTTTTCGTTTGGGGTAAGCAAAAATTTACTTCCATGGAAGCTgtaattaaacaaagaaaatgagTGGATGGATCATGGATGTATTACGTTTTGAAGCTTTTCGTACTCTTGCTGGCTATAACTGGTTATATCTGTTTGCTCACTCAATGCAGCTTGGAGTCTCCATATCTGATGAgttgttttgaaaattcaagATTCTTGGGTTTCAAAATGTTTATAATGAGATGACTTGTATGTAAATTTACCTCTTCAACAAGATCAGACTTTGGCATTTTCTTCACAACCTCTGGTGAGAATGTGTTGTATCTGAAAATAATTTCGagtcaaaacaaaatatgttttcaaaagAGAGAGTCTGTTGTCTTGTTACCAAAAGATGAGAGCTTTTACCTAGTAGCTTCTCCAGAGTAGAGCCTAGCTTGTTCCTCTCGACTTCCTTCATCAATCGACCACCAGCCAAGTAACCTGTTGTTAATCACCATATGAGAAAGATTAGTGTTTCTGAGGACTCGTTCACCAGAGATGCCCATTGATTCTGTTTGTTTCTGCTATCGTACCTTGCACCATGTTGAAAGAATCCGAGGAATTCACGAGCTGATGATGTTGCACTATAATATCTTCCATAAGAAGAACTACCACCACTATTTATTAATAAGACTGATTTCTCAACCAACCTAAATATAGCAAAAAAGATCCCAGCTCCTTGTAGCAGAAAAAGTGGTACAAACAGAACTAAAATCGGAATGTTCTTGGCAGACGCGGGTGTTCCCTGGGGTTACATTAAAAGAGAATTAGCTCGAACAGGTGAAAAAGGTATATGTTTCAAAAGCAATGGATTTTGTCTCTGTAATTTTGTACCTCTAAGCGCATGAAAAGGATAACTTGAAAGGTAATGAATGGTATTTTCATAACATGTCCACCAATATCTTGGAGACCGCATATTCTGTTACTTTGCTGATGCTCGTCGTCAGCAGTTACAACTAGACCTCTGTTCCAGTCTAGATATCTTACTACCATCGACGATGAACTAGGTTCCGGTATATGTGAATACCTATGAATTGATTGATTGCTTCACTTTGTACAGACAAGACAGGCAAAGCACTCTGCTATTCTGCAATTTGAGGAGAGAGAAGTTTGTTCAACCAGGTATAGAAGAGATTTTTAAGAGGCAGAAGGACTTCAACAGATAAAGTAGTTTACCCGAAGTTTATAAATAAGTCCCACCATCCCAATGCAGCTACGTCACCTATTCATGGATTGGAGACATAAACGATtcagaaacaacaacagaaacataTCAAGACAGAGAGATTATGAACCAGACAACAGTATCAAGTAAACAGTTGATTCTACAAAATTACACACACAATAACTATTAGAAAATGCAGTCACCAGATAACGATaccaaaatttatcttttagttCAACTTGACGGGAAGAgaattttcaagaacaacaagaaggTTGCAGTAGGAAAGGAGAAGATGATTAACGAAAGGCAGAGTTAAGTAAATGCACAACGTACCACATAATTTAAGAAGAGTGAAGGTTGTTGCGGCAGTGAAGAAAACCATAGATATGGAAACCCAAAAATGCTACAAAACCAATAGACAATGTCAGAACCAACCTGCAGAGGCAAGCTAATAAGATTGAAGAACAAGCCAACCCAAACCAAAAGTTTCATTTTGTCTTAAGCACTGTATATTAGCAGTGTAAGGGATCATATTGAAGACTTTTTCGAGCTTTGAGGTCTAACATGAGTGTAAAAGTTCCCAAGTATATAGAGAACAACAAACTTACAGGAAGTGTTTCCCATATGGCTTCATCACTCATAGTTTCCTCATCTCCAGGCATGAGTGTTCTACACATCCTGCAGGAAAAGTTGCAAACAAGATTTTATTGTTCGGTACTCTAGAATAGTAAGAAAggtgaaacaaaatcaaaccttaaaaTCTTTAAATGAAATACCTGACATTATCTATCAAAATTGCTACCTCAAACGCAAGCAACGGTAGAAAGACAATCTTCAAGTCAACAACTGCAACAGAAGAACACAACCAAAGCTATTATAAAAACCCCACCAGTCATATATGCCATGGTCAATAATTAGAAGTTATGAAGAATTACCATATTTATCTTCAAGATGAACACAGAGAAGGATCTCAAAAGCAACAAGCAGTGGTGCGGCCATAACCGAATGAAAAGGAGCCCACTGCCACAAAACCAAATTACAACTTAAAACTTCAACAAGGTTACAACAACCCTGCTAACTATATAGAATCACAAAAAATGTCATACATGTCGATCATGAGGCATTGATGGAGCTGGCAACGAGAATCTACCACGAGCAATCACAGCATGAAACAGCCACAAAGGTGTAAATATAAACctgtaaacacacacacaaatttcAAGGAGAGTGAAAGTCTTAATCTTGAAGGACAGTAATGAAGATTGATACTTCAACATTAAAACATCAACAAAGATTCAAAGTGATGAAACTTTAGAAAGAGTTCTGAAACTTAAAAACCcaatttttaaacaataaaactGGTTTTAAAGGAAGAGACTCTGCATAATTGAGAATCTAATCAATCAATTCAAACATTTCCCAATACCAAAAATCAGAAGTCAAGCCACaccaaatttaacaaaaaatgaagaaactgACCACCATGAATGAGAAACAAGATGATCAAGCTTCAAAGCGAGAAGAAGCGTGAAAGAGAAGAGCAAACAATGCGCAGAAGCCGCTTGAAGAGACTTCCAGATTCTTCTCCAACTCATTACTCTTCTCTGTACCAACATTCTCTGTAACCCTAAAAAACTCACTCAGAAGAACCCTTTAGTTCAAAGATCtgattttttgtcaaaatctgGAAactttcagagaaaaaaaaaaaaaaaaaaacaaaaaaattgagaatttttttttcgcGGAAAATTTCAAGAGGGGTtacagagaagagaaaaagatttattattttgagaaagagacatttattttttctcttcggctcggagaagaagaagaagaagaaaagctgaGCTTCCACGCCAAAGCCCTCTGTAAAATTTGTACCTTTTGACGTAAATACCCTTTTACTTTTTGCCTGTGATTCATACGAGAGATAAGGGTAATTTGGAAATGTTCATATATAATGAGAGATCTTTATTATAGTAAGATATTTTTCGTTTTTCACACTATAAACAAGGTGGTGAAATGGAATTTATAAGTTTTGTCGTCATTTCgtataaaaacatttaatggttgacaaaaacaaaaacaaaaaacaaaaataattaatagtttTCCGTTTTAAagttcatctctttttttttttttttttttttttNNNNNNNNNNNNNNNNNNAGAAGCTTATTCATGAGCAGAACTGATTTATTGGATCAAATTCTAGGTCTTATGAATATTGTTGGGAGAATCAACTTTTGGAATATAAGGTTTGTTCAAGAATGACATCGTAAGCAATGATGACACATACACCGATGTGGTATTATGGGacaatcggaaaaaaaaaatgtttaaaaaaattagtagtattgtttgtttttttgttaaagaaattattatattgttaaGGTTACAACTTAAAAGGTCTACTTGTtggaaacatttttttctttcccaagcAAGAATCACACTAGAGATTTTAATAATGCATAACTTAAACCACTAGATCAAATCCCACttgatagaaaaaaacatgttaacCATATAAATTGGCATTGTGTTTCGGATAAATAAATCCAAAACGCCGACGACGTTATGTCgtcatatttaaaaatttaccaaATTGTCAATTTTTCGCATATGCGACCATCGAAGTTCTAATGATTGAGGCCAGACATATGTTGAACTGCACCAATAAAAATATCAACCTATAgcatgtttttaaaaggtatataaaataatattaacacTGTTCAATAATTTTGTGAGAAGGGAAGTATAAAAGTCGttccttaattaattaaacaaaatatcaatgTCTTGTCGTGCAAGTTTATAAGTCTGGCTAGAGATTCTTCTTTGTTGCTGATAAGATTGAATGGACAGTTGTTTaacattaaaactaaattaaaagattGATGCAAGTTGACAATGGTTCTAGTATGCTaatgatgatatttttttttcctgaaagaTGAAGCACAATTTAAGTTATCGCAGCCAACAGTATATACCTTACAAATCTAAATGATGATaacagtaaaaaataaatctcgCTAAAGAAAATTACATATCAGCAGAACCTGAATACCTGATTAGAATCTGACGGATTAGCTAAGATAGAAATATGGCAAATACTAGTTATGTGATAGATTAGTTGATTAACGAAGTGAATGAAACTTTGTCTAGTTTAAATAGTTGGAAATAATAACAAGTACATATTTATTTGAAGGTTAAAGAAGGTAcataaatgaattttaaaatttgatattgtaatttactaattttatatatttgtacaagcttttttcttttttttttaatactttgttcaaaaatcaaaactaatctaaagtatatatagagatgGATGGGCTTGGTTTGGGCCTTTATGAAACTTAGCAAAAGTCTCGTTTGAAATAACTCCTCTCCTTTTATCTTGCTAACAACAAGACCAGCAAGcctccagaaaaaaaaaatacgaaagtttgtaagtttttggttttgagaatGACTGAATGaagataaaattaacaaaacaaaaattcaaagtcATGTCTACAGAGCCCCGAAAGAAGAGTCAGTCACTTGCGGGGTAAAAATTGTTTAAGACAAATGCAAATGGCAGTTAGGGTACACTAGTACGTAAGTACTAAAACatcataataattaataacgTCTTACGTACTTCACTTCGTGATGCAAGCTTAACACACATACGTCGTCGTCAATCAAGTAAGTTCCTCGTCATGATCAATCGCAATCACTTATCATCCATCGATCAGgcatattaacattttttttctgaaacaattaattataatttatgacTTGATTTTGATCATACTCACTTCATccatccttaaaaaaaattcactaatgcaggttatatatatatataggtatgtGGTTTTCTTGAGTTGTTTGGTAAGAAGTGTTTCATATTCGTATTGGTACGTATAGGTAGCATATATGTGTTTAATATTGATGTGGACAGGGGCAGATTCAAATCTGTTTTTTTAACATGAGGCATAATTTTATAGAATAACTCAACACATAtacataaacaaattaagaagaaatttattaaaattacacgtaacaacaaaaattagaaCTATATGATTATCGTGAACAAATGCTTCTGGTTTCAAAGACATGAAGTGTACCAGAATCTTATTATGCCGCATTTACAACCTCTTTCTCTACGATCAAGAGATCTCAAGCTTTGTTTGAAGAAAAGTTGAAACTCTACTCATAGGCTAATTTCAATATGaattaattgtaaattatgaatTTCTTAATTAGCGTGATGTTTATACAACTTTTAAGAAATAAGAACCataaaaaatctttgaaaaataatagtcaaaataaaaactttggaAAATAATAGAGGTTTGTGTGAGctaatgaattaaaaaattagcTTAAAACTTTTTATTCGTTAATTAGGCGATAATTTAGTGAGTTTGTTATGATAATAGCAAGACGTAAATGAAGGATACTGTTTAACCCTTTACCATGATGTCACGTTTCTTCGGTATCAAACTAAGATGTGTCTTTTTGCCAAAAAACTAGTGACTGAGTTTGCTAAGTTAGGAGGGTGCAAGAAGGTTGTGCAATGTTGCCATATGCAAGATCTCAAATGGTGTGAAATTGTTGTTTATTGATATGTGTATTTCTCTCACGACAATGTATATGATTGTTAAAAGTACGTAACCATCATCTATCAAACTCGAAGTCTCCTCCTCAATTGTAGgtgtttcaaaacaaaaatcctcCGTTAAACTATATATCGGAGAAACTCACATGCTATCTGAAACTGTGTATATCAATTTCCGTGTTAAGAAATTTGAGAATCTCTTTTCGTACAACATCAGAGGAAGGAACATAGCCTACTTGAATTATAAAACTCCAATTAGGATATCATGTAATTTCATGCACCAAAAAATTAATTGGCTATGTCATGCACCAACCTAAAACTTTACTCATAGACTAACTTTAACAtgtgtaaattattaatttatattgttttaactattGTGATGTTTATACAACTTTACAGAAAAAAGgaaccataaaaaaaatcttcgGAAAATAATACAGT from Camelina sativa cultivar DH55 chromosome 7, Cs, whole genome shotgun sequence includes the following:
- the LOC104701517 gene encoding LOW QUALITY PROTEIN: uncharacterized protein LOC104701517 (The sequence of the model RefSeq protein was modified relative to this genomic sequence to represent the inferred CDS: substituted 1 base at 1 genomic stop codon), giving the protein MLVQRRVMSWRRIWKSLQAASAHCLLFSFTLLLALKLDHLVSHSWWFIFTPLWLFHAVIARGRFSLPAPSMPHDRHWAPFHSVMAAPLLVAFEILLCVHLEDKYVVDLKIVFLPLLAFEVAILIDNVRMCRTLMPGDEETMSDEAIWETLPHFWVSISMVFFTAATTFTLLKLCGDVAALGWWDLFINFGIAECFACLVCTKXSNQSIHRYSHIPEPSSSSMVVRYLDWNRGLVVTADDEHQQSNRICGLQDIGGHVMKIPFITFQVILFMRLEGTPASAKNIPILVLFVPLFLLQGAGIFFAIFRLVEKSVLLINSGGSSSYGRYYSATSSAREFLGFFQHGARLLGWWSIDEGSREEQARLYSGEATRYNTFSPEVVKKMPKSDLVEEIWRLQAALSEQTDITSYSQQEYEKLQNEKILCRVCFEDPINVVLLPCRHHVLCSTCCEKCKKCPICRVLIEERMPVYDV
- the LOC104701516 gene encoding uncharacterized protein LOC104701516, producing MKTTGSGMGATKRKMWSRGVGGVVREQKAKLYIIRRCVVMLLCWHD